The Penaeus monodon isolate SGIC_2016 chromosome 24, NSTDA_Pmon_1, whole genome shotgun sequence DNA segment gccttctctcgtgccaggagtgccttctctcgtgccaggagtgccttctctcatgccaggagtgccttctctcgtgccaggagtgccttctctctgcagagtgccttctctcgtgccaggagtgccttctctcgtgccaggagtgccttctctcatgccaggagtgccttctctcatgccaggagtgccttctctcatgccaggagtgccttctctcttGCCAGGAGTGACTTTCTCATCCCAGGAGTGCATTCCCCGGGGCCCAGGAGTGATTCTCCTTTCCCaaaggagtgccttctctcgtgccaggaggCCTTCTTCACCCAAGAGTCCCTTCCTCGTGCCGGGAGTGACTTCTCCATTCTGGGAGTCcccttctctcgtgccaggagtgccttctcccCTGCCGGGGATTTGGCCTTTTCTCTCATCCCGGGAAATGCCTTTCTCAGGGCCAGGAGTCCTTCTCTTTCCGGGGAGTCCCTTTGTTCATGCCAGgagtccctttcccctcacccagggggtccctttccccttttccaggaGTCCCTTCTCTGGCCAGGAGTCCCTTTCCCttcgtgccaggagtgcctttcTTGTGCCAGGAATCCCTTCCCTTCGTGAAAGGGGGCCCTTCTtggccaggagtgccttctctcatcccaggagtgccttctctcgtgccaaGTGCCTTTCTCGTGCCAGGGGGTCCCTTTCTCTTAGCCGGGAGTGCCTTCTCTATGCCGGGGAGTGCCTTTTTCGTGCCAGGTGCTTCTTCATGCCAGGAGGGCCTTCTCTCAGCCAGGAGGGGCCTTCTCCATGCCAGGAGTCCCTTCTTTCGTCCCAGGAGGCTTCTCTCTcccaagggggcccttttttcgtgCCAGGAGTCCCTTCCTCGTCCCAGGGGGCCCTTCTCTCGTGCCGGGAGTGCCCCTCTCGTGCCAGGAGGGGATTTCTTATCCCGGGAGTGCCTTCTCTGTGCCAGGAGTCCCCTTTCTCGTCCGGGAGGCCTTCCCCTCatcccaggagtgccttctctcatcccaggagtgccttctctcgttCCAGGAGTGCCTTCTTTTTCCCCAGGGTCCCTTCCCCTCATGCCGGGAGTCCTTTCTCATGAAGGAGGGGCCTTTCCCTCTTGTGCCGGGGAGGCATTCTTCGTGCCAGGGGGCCCTTCTCTGTCCCAGGAGTCCCTTTTTTTCGCccccaggagtgccttctctcgtccCAGGAGTGTTCCCTTCGTGCCGGGAGTGACTTCTTTCGTCCCAAGGAGTGCCTTCTTTTAGGGCCAGGATCCCTTTCTCATGCCAGGGGGCCCTTCTCTCGGGGCCGGGGAGTGCTTTCTTCGTCCCCGGAGTCCCTTCTCTTGTGCCAGGAGTCCCTTCCTCATCCCAGGAGGCCTTTTTCTCATGCCAGGAGTCCCTTTCTCCCCTGCCAGGAGGGGGCCTTCTCTCTTTCCCGGGAGTCCCTTCTTCAGCCAGGAGTGTTTTCTCTCATGCCAGGAGGCTTTTCATCCCGGGAGTGCCTTCTTCATGCAAGGAGTGCCTTCCCTCATGCCGGGGAGTGCCTTCTCTCATGAAAGGGAGTGCCTTTCTCATCCCAAAGGGAGTGCTTCTCTTGTGCCAGGAGTGCTTTCCCTTCAGGCCAGGAGTCCCTTTCTCATGAAGGAGTGCCTTTTTGTCCCCAGGAGTGCTTCTCTCGTCCCGGGAGTCCTTCTCTCATGCCGgagtcccttttccccttttgccggGAGGCCTTTTTCGTGCCAGGGGGGCCCTTCTCTCgtcccaggagtgccttctctcgtccCAAGGAGTTTTTTTCTCATGCCGGGTTTGCCTTCTCTCATGCCAGGGGGGCCCTTTCTTCATccccaggagtgccttctctcaccCCAAGGATCCCTGCTCTCATCCCAAGGAGGGGCCCTTCTCTTGTGCCGGGgagtcccctctctcatccccaaaaaaacctttctcTTGTGCCGGGAGTGCTTCTCTCACCGCCGggattcccttttcctctcgtgCCAGGAggccttctctcgtgccaggatTTCCTTCTTCATGCCGGGGTcccttctctcgtgccaggaggCCTTTCTCATCCCAGGAGTGCCTTTCTAGGGTTTCcggccaggagtgccttctcttgccaggagtgccttctctcatcCCAGGAGGCCTTCTCTTTGCCAGGAGTCCCTTTCCCTCTTAAAAAGGCCCCGGAGGGCCTTCTCTCTTTCGGGAAGTCCCTTCTTTTGGCGGGAAAGGGGCCTTTCTTTTGGGCCAGGAGTcccttctctcgtgccaggagtgccttctcttgtGCCGGGgggtccctttctctctccaggagtgccttctctttGAAGGAGGGGCCCTTCTCTTTGCCAGGAGTCCCTTCCTCATGCCGGGAAGTCCCTTTCCCTCTTGTGCCAGGAGGCCTTTTTCTCATCCCAGAAGTGTTTTATTGTGCCAGGAGTGCCTTTCTTTCCCCGGAAGGGCCTTCTTTTgtccccggggggcccttttctctttgccaggagtgccttctctcgtgccaggagtcCCTCCTTCATGCCAGGAGTCCCTTCTCTCTGCCGGGAAAGGGGCCTTTTctcatgccaggagtgccttctctctttgccaggagtgccttctctcggcCAGgagtgccccccctcccccccccatgccgGGGAGTCCCTTCTTTTTCGGCCGGAGTCTTCTTTTCGGaaaggagtgccttctctcgtgccaggagtcCCTTTCTTGTGCCAggagtccctttctctctcccaggatttccctttctttgccaggagtgccttctctttgccaggagtgccttctctcgtgccagggggatgccttctctcgtgccaggagtgtTCTCTCTTTCCAAAGGAGTCCCTTCTTTTGTCCCAAGGGGGCCCTTCCCCTTTtggccaggagtgccttctctttGCAGGAGTGCCTTCTTTGCCAGGAGTGCCTTTTCTATCCCAGAGTGCCTTCTCTATGCCAGGATCCTTCTTAATGCCAGGATTTGCCTTTTCTCTCCCAGGAGTGCCTTCTTCCCCCAGGGGGCCTTCTCTCGTCCCGGGAGTGCCTTTTTCGTGCCAGGTGCCTTCTTCTGCCAGgagtccctttcccttctccccaggAGTGCCTTTTTCGGGGCCAGGAGTCCCTTCTCTCTTTAAAGGAAGTCCCTTTCTTTTGTGCGGGTCCCTTCCCTTTTCCGGGAAGGCCTTCTTTTCCCAANNNNNNNNNNNNNNNNNNNNNNNNNNNNNNNttttgggggggccttttttgtgCCAGGAGGCCTTTCTCGTGCCAGGAGTCCCTTTTCATGAAGAAGTCCCTTTCTTGTGCCAGGGGGTTCCTTTCTCTTTGCCGGGGAGTGCCTTCTTGTGCCAGGAGGCTTCTCTCGTGCCGGGgagtcccttctcccccttccaggAGTGCCTTCTCCCCTGAGGAGTGCCTTCTCCGGGCCGGGAggccttctctcgtgccaggagtgccttttTCCCTTGCCAGGAggccttctctcgtgccaggagtgcctttcTCGTGCCAGGTTTTTGCCTTTCTAAATGAAGGGGCCCTTCTCTCGTCCCCGGGAGTGCCCTTCCTCGTCCCCGGAGTGTTCTTTTCCATGACGGGAAAGTCCCTTCTCTGTCCCAGGAGGGCCTTCTCTTGTGCCAGGGTCCCTTTTCGGCCAGGgtccccttctctcatcccccgGGGGCCCTTCTCTCGTGCCAGGGTCCCTTTTTTGGGCCAGGGGGCCCTTTTCTCTCATCCCGGGagtccctttccttcttccccaggAGGGGCCTTCTTTTCATCCCAGGAGTGCCTTTTCCATGCAGGATTTGCCTTCTTTTGTgaaggagtgccttctctcgtccCCAGGACCCCTTTTCTCGTGCCGGGGGTCCCTTTCTCTTGTGCCAGGAGTCCCTTCTCTGGGCCCGGGAGTCCCTTCTTAATGCCAGGAGTCCCTTCTCGTCCCCAGGGGGCCCCCTTCTTTTGTGCCGGGGAGTCCCCTTCttcatgccaggagtgcctttCTCTTCCCAGGAGTGCCTTTTCCATGCCAGgatttcccctttctcatcccaGGAGTGCCTTTCTTGTCCCaaaggagtgccttctctcgtccCCGGGGAGTCCCTTTTCTCGTGCCAGGAGTCCCTTCTCTTGTGCCGGGAAGGGCCTTCTCTCatccaggagtgccttctctcatgcCGGATTTGCCTTCTCTTTTGCAGGAGTGCCTTCCCCTCTTTGCCGGGATTTCCCTTCTtctgccaggagtgccttctttTGTGCCAGGATTTGCCTTCTCTCATCCCAGGGGGTGCCTTCTTCGTCCCCGGAGTCCCCTTCTCTCATGCTAGGAGTGCCTTCTCTTTTTGCCAGGAGTCCCTTCTCTGGCCGGGAGTGCCTTCTCTCATCCCAGGAGTGCCTTCTTcggccaggagtgccttctctcgtgccaggaggGCCTTTTTCTCGTGCCaggatttccccccttttttatcccggggtgccttctctcatgccaggagtccttctctcgtgccaggagtgccttctctcgtgccaggagtgccttctctcaccCGGGAAGTGCCTTCTCTCGTCCcaaagggggcccttttcccctcggGGCCGGAGTGCCTTCTCATGCCAGGAGTGCATTCCccgtgccaggagtgccttctctcggcTAGGAGGCCTTCTCTCTTCCCAGGAGTGCCTTTCTCGTGCCAGGAGTCCCTTTTCTCATGCCGGGGAGTGCCTTCTCTCTTCCCAGGGGTGTTTCTCTTGTGCCAGGAGTCCCCTTCTCCCCTTGCCAGGAGTCCCTTTCTCCATGCCAGGGGGCCCTtttctctcgtgccaggagtgcctAATCTCATGCCGGGGAGTCCCTTTTCTCTCACCAGGAGTGTTTTTCCTctcatgccaggagtgccttctcttggccaggagtgccttcttcGTGCCAGGAGTCCCTTTCCCTTCCGTGCCAGgagtccccttttctctcatcccaGGAGTCCCTTCTCTCGGCCAGGAGTCCCTTTCCTCGTGCcgggatttccttttcttctgccgGGGAGTGCCTTCTCTTTTACCAGGAGGGGGTTTCCCCTCACCCCGGAGTGCCTTCTCtctgccaggagtgccttctttGTCCCAGGATGCCTTCTTTCGTGCCGGGAGTCCTTCTCTCGTCCAGGGTGCCTTCTCTCATGCCGGGAggccttctctcgtgccaggagtgccttttCGGGGCCAGGAGTCCCTTCTCTCATCCCAGGGGCCTTCTCTCATGCCAGAGTCCCTTCTTTTGTGCCGGGGTTGCCTTCTTCTTTCCCAAAGGAGGCCTTCTCTGTCCCAGGATTTGGCCTTCTctcatgccaggagtgccttctctcgggGGCCAGGAGTCCTTTTTTTAGGGCGGGAGTCCCTTCTCTCGTCCCAGGAggccttctctcgtgccaggtttttccccttctctcatgcCAGGGGGCCCTTTTCTCTGTGCCAGGAGGCCTTCTCTCATCCCAGGAGGGCCTTCTCGGGAAAGGAGTGCCTACTTCACCCAAGGAGGGGCCTTTTCTctcatgccaggagtgcctttTTCTCATGCCAGgagtccctttttctctttcccgggAGGGGCCTTTTTCCGTGCCTGGGGGGCCTTCCCCTCTTGCCAGGGGGCCCTTTTCTCCGTGCCGGGGGGCCTTTTCTctcatgccaggagtgccttctttGTGCCAGGGGGCCCTTTCTCTCGGGCCAGGAGTGCCTTCTTAGCCAGGATTTCCTTTCCATGGGAGTCCCTTCTCTGTGCCAGgagtcccttttttttctgcaggggtcccttttttcttatgccaggagtgccttctcttttCCCAGgagtcccttttcccctcatgcCAGGGTCCCTTTTTctatgccaggagtgccttctttTGTGCCgggagtgccttctctcgtgccaggagtgccttctctcgtgccaggagtgccttctctcaacCGGGAAGTCCCTTTCTCTTTGCCAGGatgccttctctctttccatgaGTGCCCTCTCATACCggagtgccttctctcatgcCAAAAGGGCCTTCTCTTGTGCCAGGAGTGATTTCTCATCCCAGGGGGCCCTTCCCCTAAATCCCCGAAGGGGCCTTCTCTGGGGCCAGGATTTCCTTCCCCGGGCCCGGGGAGTCCCTTCTCTCATGCCAGAATGCCTTCTTTTGTGCCGGGAGTCCCTTTTTCTCATCCCAGGAGTgcttctctcgtgccaggagtcCTTCTTCGTGCCAGGAGTCCCTTCTCTCGTCCCAGGAGTGCCTTtctcgtgccaggagtgccttctctcatcCCGGGAAAGGCCTTCTTTTGGgcccaggagtgccttctctatGCCGGGGAGTCCCTTCTCTTGTCCCCAGGAGTCCCTTCTCttgtgccaggagtgccttcctCATGCCAGGAGGCCTTCTCTCTTCCGGGAGTGCCTTTCCTCATCCCGGGGAGTCCCTTTCTTCATGCCGGggatttccctttctcttggCCGGGATCCCTTCCCCATGCCAGGagtcccttttctctcatcccgGGAAAGTCCCTTCTTTTTTGCcagggggccctttcccctcatGCCAGGAGTCCCTTCTCTCATGAaaaggagtgccttctctcgtgccaggagtcCCCTTCCCCTCATGCCAGAGTGCCTTCCCTCAGGGCCAGGAGTGCCTTTTTCTCTTTGCCAGGAGTCCCTTCTCTTGTGCGGGAAGTCCCTTTCTCGTGccaggggggccctttcccctcatgccaggagtgccttctctcatgcCAGGAGTCCCTTCTTGGGAAAAAGGGTGCCTTCTCTCTCCCAGGGGGCCCTTCTCCATGCCGGGAGTCCCTTCTCTCATGCCAGGAGGCCTTCTCTCGTCCAGGGTTTTTTCTCTCGTGCAGGAGGGGCCTTCTCCAGGGCCAGGGGGGCCCTTCTCTGTCCCAGGAGTCCCCTTTCTCGTGCCAGGATTGCCTTCTTTTATCCCAGGAGTGCCTTCTTCGGGGCCAGGAGTCCCTTCTCTCGGGTAGGagtcccttcccctcgtcccagGAGTTCCCTTCTCTCGGAAAGGGGGCCCTTCCCCTTCGTCCCAGGAGTCCCTTCCCTTATGCCAGGAGTGCATTTTTCTCGTCCCAGGAGGCCTTTCGTGTAGGAGTcccttctctcgtgccaggatttcccttttttccccgtgcCGGAAAGTGCCTTCTTCAGTGCCGGGAGTCCCTTCTTTTTCCCAGGGCCCCTTCTTTTGTGCCGGGAGTGCCTTTCtaatgccaggagtgccttctctcatcCCAGGAggccttctctcgtgccaggaggGGCCACTCTCATCCCAAGGAGTCCCCTTCTCTCAGCCAGGAGGGGCCTTCTTAATGAAGGAGTCCCTTCTCTCATGCCAGGAGTCCCTTTCTCGTCCTGGAGTCCCTTTCTCTTGCCGGGAGTGCCTTCCTCACCCAAGGAGTGCCTTCTTAAAATCCCGGGAGTCCTTCTTTTGTCCCAGGAGTCCTTCCTCGTGCCAGgagtccctttctctctttgccaGGGGGCCCTTTCTCTCATGCCAGGAGTCCCTTTCTCTCGTCCCGGGAGTGTTCTCTCGTGCCAGGGTGCCTTCttcatgccaggagtgccttctcttttCCCGGGGAGTGCTTCTCTCATGCCAGGGTCCCTTCTCTTTGTGCCAGGGGGGCCCTTCTCCCCATCCGGGAGTGCCTTCTCTCGGCCAGGGGTGCCTTCTCTCATGCCAGGGGGcccttctctcgtgccaggagtcCCTTTCTTTCATGCCGGGAGTCCCTTTCTCTCGTCCCCAGGAGTCCCTCCCTTCATGCCAGGATGCCTTCTCTATCCCAGGATTTGCCTTTTTCTCATGCCGGGAAAGTCCCTTCTCTCATCCCGGAGTGCCTTCTCCGTGCCGGGGGGCCCTTTCCCTCCTTGCCAGGAGTCCCTTCTCTGTGCCAGGATGCCTTCTCTATGCCAGGACCCTTCTCTTTCCCAGGAGTCCCTTTCTCTGGGGCCCGGGGAGTCCCTTTCTCatccaggagtgccttctctcagcCAGGGGGTGCCTTCTCCTTTGCCAGGAGGCTTTTTTCTCGTGCCGGGGTGCCTTTTTCTTACCCAGGGTCCCTTCTTTTTTGGCCAGGAGGTTCCTCATGCCAGGAGTCCCTTCTCCATCCGGGAGTCCCTTCTTTTCCAGGAGTGCCTTCTTCGTGCCGGAGTCCCTTCTCTCGTGCCGGGAGTGCCTTCTTCATAAAAAGGAGTGCCTCTCCGTCCCGGGAGTGCCTTCTCTCATCCCATGGGCCCTTCTCTCATCCCAAAGGGTTTCCTTTCTCTCATGCCAAAATTTGCCTTCTTTTGGGgcccaggagtgccttctctcatgcCAGGAGTCCCTTTCTCTCATGCCAGAAGTCCCCTTTTCTTTGTCCCGGGAAAGTGCCTTCTCCGTGCCAGGGTCCCCTTCTCTCATGCCAGAAGTCCTTTTTGTGCCAGGAGGCCTTCTCTCTCCCGGGAAAGGGGCCTTTCTGTGCCGGGGAGTCCCTTTTCTCGTGCCAGGGGGCCCTTTCTCTCATGCCGGGATGCCTTCCCCCAGCCAGGAGTGCCTTCTTCGTCCCAGAAATCCCTTCTCTCGTGCCGGGAGTGCCTTCCCCTCGTGCCAGGAGGCCTTTCTCTGCCAGGGTGCCTTCTTTTCGTGCCAGGAGGCCTTCTCTATCCCAGAATGCCTTCTTGGCCGGGAGTCCCTTCTTCtaatgccaggagtgccttctcttgtgccaggagtgccttttgtccaggagtgccttctctcgtccCGGGAGTGCCTTTCCCCGTGCCAGGGTGCCTTTCTCGTCCCAAGGAGGTTTCTCTCATCCCAGGAGTGCCTTTCTTGTGCCAGGAGGCCTTCCTTCATCCCAAAGGAAAGGCCCTTCTTCTTGCCAGGAGTCCCTTCTCTTTTGCCGGGAGTCCTTCCCTCATGCCAGGGGGCCCTTTTAATCCCAGGAGTCCCtttctctcgtgccaggagtcCTTCTCTCATCGGAGTCCCTTTTCCTCATGCCAGGGGGGCCCTTCTCTAAATCCCGGGAGTCCCTTCTTTTgtcccaggagtgccttctctcttTGCGGGTGCCTTCTCcctgccaggagtgccttctaaagaggagtgccttctctcgtccCAAGGAGTGCCTCTTTTCCGGGGGGCCAGGGAGTGCCTTTTTCTCATGCCaggatttccctttccctctcatgcCAGgagtccctttctttttcccaggATTCCTTCTTcggccaggagtgccttctctcatcccaggagtgccttctctcgtgccaggagtgctTCCTCTCGTGCCGGATTTGCCTTCTTTATCCCAGGGGGTGCCTTCTTCGTGCCGGGAGTGCCTTCTTTTGTGGGGGGAGTGCCTTCTTTTCGTGCCAGGAGTC contains these protein-coding regions:
- the LOC119588802 gene encoding collagen alpha-1(XXII) chain-like gives rise to the protein MRGRDPGEKEGTPGTREGTPGMREGTPGMRGRPPGRERGLLAQRRHSRDKKSPPGTRGALPAREKGPLGRGRDSWHEKRAPLGERSLLGRKKGLLAWRRPLLAERRPSWHEEAPGTKKALPGIEKALPAKRKGPPGTRKALGTREGTPGMREGTPGQEGPPFTKGRDSWHKKGTPGTKGKGLLAREGTPGKGERDPLGEGKGTPGMNKGTPRKEKDSWP
- the LOC119588803 gene encoding calcium-binding and coiled-coil domain-containing protein 2-like — encoded protein: MREGPSRHKRRDSWHEKRDSPGTREGTPLGQERHSWDEKGEILAWKRHSWEEKGTPGMKKGTPRHKRRGPPGDEKGLLALRRDSRAQRRDSWHKRKGPPAREKGSWGREKALLHKRRQILHGKGTPGMKRRPLLGKKERDSRDERKGPPGPKKGPWHERRAPGG
- the LOC119588804 gene encoding collagen alpha-1(XXII) chain-like; the protein is MREGTPGIRKALPAQKKGPWEKEGTPGTEEGTFRHGEKREILAREKGLLHERPPGTRKMHSWHKGRDSWDEGEGPPFREKGTPGTRGRDSYPREGTPGPEEGTPGIKEGNPGTRKGTPGTEKGPPGPGEGPSCTREKTLDERRPPGMREGTPGMEKGPLGERRHPFSQEGTPGMREGTPGMRGKGPPGTRKGLPAQEKGLLRRDSWGQEKGLPGIEKALLGPKEGLSRDERRHSWHEKGTPGTREGTPGTKKDSWHERSTPGMRKRDSRHKRRHSGMREGTPRARGRKSWPQRRPLRGFRGRAPWDEKSLLAQEKALLKKKGLLAQRRDSHGKEILAKKALLAREKGPPGTKKALLA
- the LOC119588805 gene encoding collagen alpha-1(VII) chain-like; this encodes MREGTPGREKALPDGEKGPPGTKRRDPGMREALPGKREGTPGMKKAPWHERTLPGREKGTPGMRERAPWQREKGTPGTRKDSWDKRRTPGILRRHSLGEEGTPGKRKGLQDEKGTPGMREGTPSLRRPLLAERRGLLGMRVAPPGTREGLLG